The sequence TAAAGAGCAAACTTGTTTCAAAGGCAGTTCGCAATGTTCGAGCGGGAACTGAAAAAGATGATGCAGCACGAGGAATGTATCGTCCTGAGATCAAATTAGACTTGCAGAGGTCGCGTCTTCTCACCGAGTCATATAAAGAGACAGACGGAGAGCCTATGGTTATACGAAGGGCTAAGGCTTTGGCAAATATCCTGACCAAAATGGATCTTTATATTCAGGATTGGGAGAGAATCGTCGGTAATCATGCCTCTACCCCTGAAGGCCTCTACTACGGTATAGATCAGAACTGGCGCTCCGTGAAGAGGATGGTGACCGGTGAAGACGGTCAGACGCTGCTCGATGACGCTGGTAGAAGAGAGTTAGCAGAGCTTTGCGAGTACTGGAATGGAAAATCGCTTAGCGACCGGCAGCAAGCGATGTTTACGGGAGATGAGCTGAGCAAGTACTGGAGATACGAGGGGACATTTATGTTCAGTCACTGGTCTGAAGGGGTTGTCCCCAATTATGAAAAGGTACTTAGGGTTGGTCTGAAAGGGATAATCAAGGAGGCAGAGGATCGGCTCATAGAGATCGATCGAACAGTTCCTCTGGACTACATCGATCAGAAGGAGTTTCTTCAGGCGGTTATCATCTCTCTGAAAGCGGTTGTGAGGGTTGCAAACCGTTATGCTGAGAAAGCCCGTGAGATGGCTTCAAAGGCTATAGATCCAGCCGATAAGAAACGATTGGAGGAAATTGCGGAGACGTGTCAATGGGTTCCCGAGAATCCACCTCGGTCGCTACTTGAAGCCCTTCAATCATTCTATTTGATTCATGTCGTGAGCTACATAGAATTTTCCACATTAGGCATTGGAGTGCGCTTTGATAAAGTGTTTGGGCCTTATTATGAAAGAGATCTACATGCCGGCAGAATAACCAGGGACGAGGCACTGGAACTCATGCAGCTTTTATGGATGAAGTTTCAGGAGATGGGTCTAATCTACTCGCCTATGATATCCAGCGTTTATGGAGGTGTTGCCTCCCTTCAGGCAATTACACTTGGTGGTGTTGACGAGAAAGGGAGAGATGTTACCAATGAGATGACATATTTGGTTCTCGAGACGGCCAAGACTATGAGACTACTGGAGCCGAGTATTGCACTGCGGTATCATGATGGTACACCAGACGAACTTCTTTCAAAAGCAACCGATGTTGTCAGTACAGGCATAGGGTATCCGTCCTTTTTTAACGACAAATCATTGATTCCAACATTGGAGAAATGGGGTGTTCCCCTTGAAGATGCCCGAGACTATAATATGATTGCATGTG comes from Thermodesulfobacteriota bacterium and encodes:
- a CDS encoding pyruvate formate lyase family protein, whose amino-acid sequence is MDNKIEYLKSKLVSKAVRNVRAGTEKDDAARGMYRPEIKLDLQRSRLLTESYKETDGEPMVIRRAKALANILTKMDLYIQDWERIVGNHASTPEGLYYGIDQNWRSVKRMVTGEDGQTLLDDAGRRELAELCEYWNGKSLSDRQQAMFTGDELSKYWRYEGTFMFSHWSEGVVPNYEKVLRVGLKGIIKEAEDRLIEIDRTVPLDYIDQKEFLQAVIISLKAVVRVANRYAEKAREMASKAIDPADKKRLEEIAETCQWVPENPPRSLLEALQSFYLIHVVSYIEFSTLGIGVRFDKVFGPYYERDLHAGRITRDEALELMQLLWMKFQEMGLIYSPMISSVYGGVASLQAITLGGVDEKGRDVTNEMTYLVLETAKTMRLLEPSIALRYHDGTPDELLSKATDVVSTGIGYPSFFNDKSLIPTLEKWGVPLEDARDYNMIACVYIEIPGKNMLRRMFAYFVLPKCLWWALHQGINPETGEQYGAPTPDPRTFESAEDLMDAYLEQVRFFVGKFVRLENTCRSLYEKYLPRPFHSALLDGCIEQGKDTRQWAYPAMISTYAVIIGPTNVADSITAVKKVVFEDKRVSMEELIKAMDSNWEGFEDIRQMVIQAPKYGNDDDYSDKIAVEVHHRTSEVLAEFTDRFGNRLKGDGSGVSATYGLAHDTPATPDGRRDGDPFADSTLAPIQGGDHKGPTAVLKSASKISTEKTYNHLLNQKFLPSVFDGDMKQTFLSYLKTWADLGISHIQFNVVDRETLLAAQKNPENYQDLIVRVAGYSAYFVDLSKGLQDSIIKRTEQSFD